A single genomic interval of Streptomyces sp. 1222.5 harbors:
- a CDS encoding NCS1 family nucleobase:cation symporter-1, with protein MTDTAPTAIPLSGQVTLPDGRVELAPGTEPPSGPYANADLLPVPAAKRTWTTYNFSALWVGMAHNTASWTLASGLIAVGMDWKQAVFTIALANLIVLVPMLLTGHAGPKYGIPFPVFARASFGVRGANLPAVVRALVACGWFGIQTWIGGEAIYFLAGKLIGDSWADAARIGGHAWTMWLSFAIFWAIQVAIIYRGMETIRRFENWAAPFVIVGALVMLWWMSNKAGGVGPLFDQPSELGWGGDFWKLFWPSLMGMIGFWSTLSLNIPDFTRYGRSQKAQTWGQALGLPTTMTLFAFLSVLVTSGSQAVYGEPVWDPVQLAAKTDNVVGLLYALVTVLVATLSVNIAANLVSPAFDFSNVAPRKVSFRTGALITAVLAVLIFPWKLYSDPQGYIFTWLGLVGGLLGTVAGILVADYWVVRRTRLDLADLYRAEGRYWYAAGWNWRAVVAFLVGGVLAIGGASFEPLIDGRPIPALSPLADYGWAVGLGTSLVLYLALTLATGRKGAAA; from the coding sequence ATGACCGACACCGCTCCCACGGCCATACCCCTCTCCGGCCAAGTGACCCTGCCCGACGGGCGCGTGGAACTCGCTCCCGGCACCGAGCCGCCCAGCGGCCCGTACGCCAACGCGGACCTCCTCCCGGTCCCCGCGGCCAAGCGGACCTGGACGACGTACAACTTCTCCGCCCTGTGGGTCGGCATGGCCCACAACACCGCCTCCTGGACCCTGGCCTCCGGGCTGATCGCGGTGGGCATGGACTGGAAACAGGCCGTGTTCACCATCGCCCTCGCCAACCTGATCGTGCTGGTGCCGATGCTGCTGACCGGGCACGCCGGACCGAAGTACGGCATCCCGTTCCCGGTCTTCGCCCGCGCCTCCTTCGGCGTGCGCGGCGCCAACCTGCCCGCCGTCGTAAGGGCGTTGGTGGCCTGCGGCTGGTTCGGCATCCAGACCTGGATCGGCGGCGAGGCCATCTACTTCCTCGCCGGCAAGCTGATCGGTGACAGCTGGGCCGACGCCGCGCGGATCGGCGGCCACGCCTGGACCATGTGGCTGTCGTTCGCGATCTTCTGGGCGATCCAGGTGGCGATCATCTACCGCGGCATGGAGACCATCCGGCGCTTCGAGAACTGGGCCGCGCCCTTCGTGATCGTCGGCGCGCTGGTGATGCTGTGGTGGATGAGCAACAAGGCCGGCGGCGTCGGACCGCTCTTCGACCAGCCGTCCGAGCTGGGCTGGGGCGGCGACTTCTGGAAGCTGTTCTGGCCCTCCCTGATGGGCATGATCGGTTTCTGGTCCACGCTGTCGCTGAACATCCCCGACTTCACCCGCTACGGCCGCAGCCAGAAGGCGCAGACCTGGGGCCAGGCCCTCGGCCTGCCGACGACGATGACTCTGTTCGCCTTCCTGTCGGTGCTGGTCACCTCCGGCTCGCAGGCCGTGTACGGCGAGCCGGTCTGGGACCCGGTCCAGCTCGCCGCCAAGACCGACAACGTGGTCGGCCTGCTCTACGCCCTGGTGACCGTGCTGGTGGCCACCCTGTCCGTGAACATCGCGGCCAACCTGGTCTCCCCGGCCTTCGACTTCTCCAACGTCGCGCCCAGGAAGGTGAGTTTCCGCACCGGAGCGCTGATCACCGCGGTCCTCGCCGTGCTGATCTTCCCGTGGAAGCTGTACTCCGACCCGCAGGGCTACATCTTCACCTGGCTCGGCCTGGTCGGCGGTCTGCTGGGCACGGTCGCGGGCATCCTCGTCGCCGACTACTGGGTCGTGCGCCGCACCCGCCTCGACCTCGCCGACCTGTACCGCGCGGAGGGCCGCTACTGGTACGCCGCCGGCTGGAACTGGCGGGCGGTCGTGGCCTTCCTGGTGGGCGGCGTCCTCGCGATCGGCGGCGCCAGCTTCGAACCGCTGATCGACGGCCGGCCCATCCCCGCGCTCTCCCCGCTCGCCGACTACGGCTGGGCGGTGGGGCTCGGCACCTCCCTGGTGCTCTACCTGGCGCTCACCCTGGCGACAGGCCGCAAGGGAGCCGCGGCCTGA
- a CDS encoding AfsR/SARP family transcriptional regulator — translation MEVGILGPLVVTVNGTSLAPSAAKPRQVLALLASNLGRHVSVGTIVQELWGDATPGCPTAVVQTYVKQLRRALAAALAPADGPDAKQVLSRTHTGYVLGLPGADVDAREFERMTVRGQQALGRHEAEEAAALLDKALAVWRGPALVDVRTGPVLETEVRRLDEARRGALESRMSAYLLLGRHAELIGELGVLTARYPLQESLHALLILSLHRSSRSGEALEVYRRLRAAMVGELGIEPSQRLQRLHHAILRDDPALESPAAGLAVF, via the coding sequence ATGGAGGTAGGAATCCTCGGGCCGCTCGTGGTGACGGTGAACGGAACGTCCCTCGCACCGAGCGCGGCCAAGCCGAGACAGGTGCTCGCGTTGCTCGCGTCCAACCTCGGCAGGCACGTGTCCGTCGGCACCATCGTGCAGGAACTCTGGGGCGACGCGACCCCCGGCTGCCCCACGGCGGTGGTGCAGACCTATGTGAAGCAGTTGCGGCGCGCTCTGGCCGCCGCGCTCGCCCCGGCCGACGGGCCGGACGCGAAGCAGGTGCTGAGCCGTACCCACACGGGCTACGTCCTCGGCCTGCCCGGCGCGGACGTGGACGCCCGGGAGTTCGAGCGGATGACGGTCCGCGGTCAGCAGGCCCTCGGCCGCCACGAGGCGGAGGAGGCGGCGGCGCTGCTGGACAAGGCCCTCGCCGTGTGGCGGGGGCCCGCACTGGTCGACGTACGGACCGGACCGGTGCTGGAGACCGAGGTGCGCAGGCTGGACGAGGCCCGCCGCGGCGCCCTGGAGAGCCGGATGAGCGCGTACCTGCTGCTCGGACGGCACGCCGAACTCATCGGCGAGCTGGGCGTGCTGACGGCCCGGTACCCGTTGCAGGAGAGCCTGCACGCCCTGCTGATCCTGTCCCTGCACCGCAGCAGCCGTTCCGGGGAGGCGCTGGAGGTGTACCGGCGGCTGCGTGCGGCCATGGTCGGTGAACTCGGCATCGAGCCCTCGCAGCGGCTCCAGCGGCTGCATCACGCCATCCTCCGCGACGACCCCGCCCTGGAGTCGCCCGCCGCCGGTTTGGCTGTTTTTTAG
- a CDS encoding NAD(P)/FAD-dependent oxidoreductase, with product MLDAVVVGAGPNGLTAAVELARRGFSVALFEAKSTVGGGARTEELTLPGFRHDPCAAAHPLGVNSPAFRGLPLDRYGLEWLHAELPMAHPFPDGTAAVLSRSVARTAASFGPRDAGAYRRLVAPFLGHWDTLVRDFMSLPLTALPRDPVTLARFGLAGLPPYTWMMRRFKDERAKTLLAGLVAHVMAPLGGPATGAVGLVFALAAHARGWPVPRGGSQAVSDALAALLKDLGGAVHTDYEVKRLDDLPPARAYVFDTSPTALARIAGLGDHYAGYRYGPGVFKIDYALDGPVPWTAPEARVAGTVQVGASVTEIGTALRAASREGRAPERPFLITVQPSVVDPGRAPAGKHVFWAYGHVPAGWTGDLTDAMERQLERYAPGFRDRVLARAVAGPAEMFARNANYVGGDIACGAASGLQLLLRPRLSLFPYHTPHPAVFLCSSATPPGPGVHGMSGHNAAKAVWRRLRQT from the coding sequence ATGCTCGATGCGGTCGTGGTGGGTGCGGGGCCGAACGGACTGACGGCCGCCGTGGAGCTGGCCCGGCGCGGTTTCTCGGTCGCCCTGTTCGAAGCCAAGTCCACCGTCGGCGGCGGCGCCCGCACCGAGGAACTGACCCTCCCCGGCTTCCGGCACGACCCGTGTGCGGCCGCCCACCCCCTCGGCGTCAACTCGCCGGCGTTCCGCGGCCTGCCCCTCGACCGATACGGCCTCGAATGGCTGCACGCCGAACTGCCCATGGCGCACCCCTTCCCCGACGGAACCGCGGCCGTGCTGTCCCGCTCGGTGGCCCGGACCGCCGCCTCCTTCGGACCGCGCGACGCGGGCGCGTACCGCAGGCTGGTCGCGCCGTTCCTCGGCCACTGGGACACGCTCGTACGGGACTTCATGTCGCTGCCGCTGACCGCGCTCCCGCGCGACCCGGTCACCCTGGCCCGCTTCGGCCTGGCCGGGCTGCCCCCGTACACCTGGATGATGCGCCGCTTCAAGGACGAGCGGGCCAAGACCCTCCTCGCGGGCCTCGTCGCGCATGTGATGGCCCCCCTCGGCGGACCCGCCACCGGCGCCGTCGGCCTGGTCTTCGCGCTGGCCGCGCACGCCCGCGGCTGGCCGGTGCCCCGCGGCGGATCCCAGGCCGTCTCCGACGCGCTCGCCGCCCTCCTGAAGGACCTCGGCGGTGCCGTGCACACCGACTACGAGGTCAAGCGGCTGGACGACCTGCCGCCGGCCCGCGCGTACGTCTTCGACACCTCGCCCACCGCGCTCGCCCGCATCGCCGGCCTCGGCGACCACTACGCCGGCTACCGGTACGGCCCGGGCGTCTTCAAGATCGACTACGCGCTGGACGGACCGGTGCCCTGGACCGCCCCCGAGGCGCGCGTCGCCGGGACGGTGCAGGTCGGCGCGAGCGTGACCGAGATCGGCACCGCCCTGCGCGCCGCCTCCCGCGAGGGCCGCGCCCCGGAGCGGCCGTTCCTGATCACCGTCCAGCCCAGCGTGGTCGACCCCGGCCGCGCACCGGCGGGCAAGCACGTCTTCTGGGCGTACGGACACGTCCCGGCCGGCTGGACCGGCGACCTCACCGACGCCATGGAACGCCAACTGGAACGCTACGCCCCCGGCTTCCGCGACCGGGTGCTCGCCCGCGCCGTGGCCGGACCCGCCGAGATGTTCGCCCGCAACGCCAACTACGTCGGCGGGGACATCGCCTGCGGCGCGGCGTCCGGACTCCAGCTGCTGCTGCGGCCCAGACTGTCCCTGTTCCCGTACCACACCCCGCACCCGGCGGTGTTCCTCTGCTCGTCGGCCACCCCGCCGGGACCGGGCGTGCACGGGATGTCGGGTCACAACGCGGCCAAGGCCGTATGGCGCAGACTGAGGCAGACATGA
- the hydA gene encoding dihydropyrimidinase translates to MSRRTVIRGGLVITASDEIHADVLIEDGRIAALAATGTPAAEAFGADRTIDATGKYVIPGGVDAHTHMELPFGGTFASDTFETGTRAAAWGGTTTIVDFAVQSVGHTLREGLDAWHAKAEGNCAIDYGFHMIVSDVNQETLKEMDLLIEEGVTSFKQFMAYPGVFYSDDGQILRAMQRSAENGGLIMMHAENGIAIDVLVEQALARGETDPRYHGEVRKALLEAEATHRAIRLAQVAGAPLYVVHVSATEAVAELARARDEGLNVFGETCPQYLFLSTDNLAEPDFEGAKYVCSTPLRPREHQAALWRGLRTNDLQVVSTDHCPFCFTGQKELGRGDFSKIPNGLPGVENRMDLLHQAVVDGHITRRRWIEIACATPARMFGLYPQKGTITPGADADVVIYDPHAEQVMSAETHHMNVDYSAYEGKRVTGRVETVLSRGVPVVDQREYTGRAGHGVYTPRSTCQYLN, encoded by the coding sequence ATGAGCCGCCGAACAGTGATCCGCGGTGGTCTCGTCATCACCGCGTCCGACGAGATCCACGCCGACGTGCTGATCGAGGACGGCCGTATCGCCGCCCTCGCCGCCACCGGCACCCCCGCCGCCGAGGCGTTCGGCGCCGACCGGACCATCGACGCCACCGGGAAGTACGTCATCCCGGGCGGCGTCGACGCCCACACCCACATGGAGCTGCCGTTCGGCGGCACCTTCGCCTCCGACACCTTCGAGACCGGTACCCGCGCCGCCGCCTGGGGCGGGACCACGACGATCGTCGACTTCGCGGTGCAGAGCGTCGGCCACACCCTGCGCGAGGGCCTCGACGCCTGGCACGCCAAGGCCGAGGGCAACTGCGCGATCGACTACGGCTTCCACATGATCGTCTCCGACGTGAACCAGGAGACGCTGAAGGAGATGGACCTGCTGATCGAGGAGGGAGTCACCTCCTTCAAGCAGTTCATGGCCTACCCGGGGGTGTTCTACTCGGACGACGGGCAGATCCTGCGGGCCATGCAGCGCTCCGCCGAGAACGGCGGCCTGATCATGATGCACGCCGAGAACGGCATCGCGATCGACGTCCTGGTCGAGCAGGCGCTGGCCCGAGGGGAGACCGACCCGCGCTACCACGGCGAGGTCCGCAAGGCCCTGCTGGAGGCCGAGGCCACCCACCGCGCCATCCGCCTCGCCCAGGTCGCCGGGGCGCCGCTGTACGTCGTGCACGTCTCGGCGACGGAGGCGGTGGCCGAGCTGGCGCGGGCCCGGGACGAGGGGCTGAACGTCTTCGGCGAGACCTGCCCGCAGTACCTGTTCCTGTCCACCGACAACCTGGCGGAGCCCGACTTCGAGGGCGCCAAGTACGTGTGCAGCACCCCGCTCAGGCCCAGGGAGCACCAGGCCGCCCTGTGGAGGGGGCTGCGCACCAACGACCTCCAGGTGGTCTCCACCGACCACTGCCCCTTCTGCTTCACCGGCCAGAAGGAACTGGGCCGCGGCGACTTCTCCAAGATCCCCAACGGCCTGCCCGGGGTGGAGAACCGCATGGACCTGCTCCACCAGGCCGTCGTCGACGGGCACATCACCCGCCGCCGCTGGATCGAGATCGCGTGCGCCACCCCGGCCCGGATGTTCGGCCTGTACCCGCAGAAGGGCACCATCACCCCGGGCGCCGACGCCGACGTCGTCATCTACGACCCGCACGCCGAGCAGGTCATGTCCGCCGAGACCCACCACATGAACGTCGACTACTCGGCCTACGAGGGCAAACGCGTCACCGGCCGGGTCGAGACGGTGCTCTCGCGCGGCGTGCCCGTCGTCGACCAGCGGGAGTACACCGGACGCGCCGGCCACGGCGTCTACACCCCGCGCTCCACCTGTCAGTACCTCAACTAG
- a CDS encoding biotin/lipoate A/B protein ligase family protein has protein sequence MHGEYKVPGGKLVVVDVDVEGGVLRHVRVAGDFFLEPDEALDAVNGALEGAPADTDAAGLAARIDAALPAGTVMYGLTSEGVGVAVRRALARATDWTDYDWQLIHEGPQAPALHMALDEVLTAEVAAGRRPPTLRVWEWGAPAVIIGSFQSLRNEVDPEGAARHGIEVVRRISGGGAMFVEPGNTITYSLSVPESLVQGLSFQDSYAYLDDWVLGALGDMGIRAWYQPLNDIATDQGKIAGAAQKRIVGPDGGPGAVLHHVTMSYDIDADKMVEVLRIGREKLSDKGTRSAKKRVDPLRRQTGLPRESVIDRMIESFRARYGLVRGEVTADELARARALAETKFGAPEWTARVP, from the coding sequence GTGCACGGTGAGTACAAGGTGCCCGGCGGCAAGCTCGTCGTCGTGGACGTGGACGTGGAGGGCGGCGTGCTGCGGCACGTGCGCGTGGCCGGTGACTTCTTCCTGGAGCCCGACGAGGCGCTGGACGCGGTGAACGGCGCGCTGGAGGGTGCTCCTGCGGACACCGACGCGGCGGGGCTGGCCGCGCGGATCGACGCGGCGCTGCCCGCCGGGACGGTGATGTACGGCCTGACCTCGGAGGGCGTCGGCGTCGCGGTGCGCCGGGCGCTGGCCCGTGCCACGGACTGGACGGACTACGACTGGCAGCTGATCCACGAGGGCCCGCAGGCCCCGGCGCTGCACATGGCGCTGGACGAGGTGCTGACGGCGGAGGTCGCGGCGGGCCGGCGGCCGCCGACGCTGCGGGTGTGGGAGTGGGGCGCCCCGGCGGTGATCATCGGCAGCTTCCAGTCGCTGCGCAACGAGGTGGACCCCGAGGGCGCCGCGCGGCACGGCATCGAGGTGGTGCGGCGGATCTCCGGCGGCGGCGCGATGTTCGTGGAGCCCGGCAACACGATCACGTACTCGCTGTCGGTGCCGGAGTCGCTGGTCCAGGGCCTGTCCTTCCAGGACAGCTACGCCTATCTGGACGACTGGGTGCTCGGCGCCCTCGGCGACATGGGCATCCGGGCCTGGTACCAGCCGCTGAACGACATCGCGACCGACCAGGGCAAGATCGCGGGCGCGGCGCAGAAGCGGATCGTCGGCCCGGACGGCGGGCCGGGGGCGGTGCTCCACCACGTGACCATGTCGTACGACATCGACGCCGACAAGATGGTCGAGGTGCTGCGGATCGGGCGGGAGAAGTTGTCCGACAAGGGGACGAGGAGCGCGAAGAAGCGGGTGGATCCGCTGCGCCGGCAGACCGGGCTGCCGCGCGAGTCGGTCATCGACCGGATGATCGAGTCCTTCCGCGCGCGGTACGGGCTGGTGCGGGGCGAGGTCACGGCCGACGAGCTGGCGCGCGCCCGGGCGCTGGCCGAAACCAAGTTCGGGGCCCCTGAGTGGACGGCGCGGGTGCCGTAG
- a CDS encoding inositol monophosphatase family protein: MNEDTETIEEFLLRCSADVEEAVRKAAAAEILPRFRRLADHEVDTKSGPHDLVTDADRLAELRLTEDLGALLPGSVVVGEEAVHANPATYDALQGDAPVWIVDPVDGTRQFVHGDDGFCTLVALARRGVVIASWTYAAARDQFATAVRGQGAYLDGERLFAGPPAPGRDLVVATSHPDYTTDEQKGALRALWTDGVAPRPCGSAGLEYLAVARGELDAVAFSWEAAWDHAAGLLLVEEAGGAHLTLTGEPFRVTGGNALPFTAARDAATARRVSALLRAEG, from the coding sequence ATGAACGAAGACACGGAAACCATCGAAGAGTTTCTTCTGCGCTGCTCGGCCGACGTGGAGGAGGCGGTCCGCAAGGCCGCCGCGGCCGAGATCCTGCCCCGCTTCCGCCGCCTCGCCGACCACGAGGTGGACACCAAGAGCGGCCCCCACGACCTGGTCACGGACGCCGACCGGCTCGCCGAACTCCGGCTCACCGAGGACCTCGGCGCCCTGCTGCCCGGCTCGGTGGTGGTCGGCGAGGAGGCGGTCCACGCCAACCCCGCGACGTACGACGCGCTCCAGGGTGACGCGCCCGTGTGGATCGTCGACCCGGTCGACGGCACCCGGCAGTTCGTGCACGGCGACGACGGCTTCTGCACCCTGGTCGCCCTCGCGCGCCGGGGCGTCGTCATCGCCTCCTGGACCTACGCCGCCGCCCGCGACCAGTTCGCCACGGCCGTCCGCGGCCAGGGGGCCTACCTCGACGGCGAGCGGCTGTTCGCGGGCCCGCCCGCACCCGGCCGGGACCTCGTCGTCGCCACCTCCCACCCCGACTACACCACCGACGAGCAGAAGGGCGCACTGCGCGCCCTGTGGACCGACGGCGTCGCGCCCCGCCCCTGCGGCTCCGCGGGCCTGGAGTACCTCGCCGTCGCCCGGGGCGAGTTGGACGCCGTGGCGTTCTCCTGGGAGGCCGCCTGGGACCACGCGGCCGGACTGCTCCTGGTCGAGGAGGCGGGCGGGGCGCACCTCACCCTCACCGGCGAGCCCTTCCGTGTGACCGGCGGCAACGCCCTGCCGTTCACCGCCGCGCGTGACGCGGCCACCGCCCGCCGCGTGTCCGCCCTGCTCCGCGCGGAAGGCTGA
- a CDS encoding TIGR03842 family LLM class F420-dependent oxidoreductase, whose amino-acid sequence MDFGLVLQTDPPASRVISLMKRAERNGFRYGWTFDSAVLWQEPFVIYSQILANTTKLTVGPMVTNPGTRTWEVTASTFATLNDMFGNRTVCGIGRGDSAMRVAGRKPNTLARISEAMKVIRALGHGEEADLGGTKIRFPWIREGAELPVWMAAYGPKALKMTGEEADGFILQLSDLYLTEYMVKAVKDAAAAAGRDPAEVTICVAAPAYVTEDDSPEALAHAREQCRWFGGMVGNHVADLVDKYGAHSAQVPEELTEYIKARQGYDYAHHGRSGNPDTQFVPDEIVDRFCVIGPAEKHVEKLKALRALGVDQFAVYDMHDAQEATIDAYGSRIIPAVNS is encoded by the coding sequence ATGGACTTCGGACTCGTCCTGCAGACCGATCCGCCGGCCTCCCGTGTCATCAGCCTGATGAAGCGGGCCGAGCGCAACGGCTTCCGCTACGGCTGGACCTTCGACTCCGCCGTGCTGTGGCAGGAGCCGTTCGTGATCTACAGCCAGATCCTCGCGAACACCACGAAGCTGACGGTCGGCCCGATGGTCACCAACCCGGGCACCCGCACCTGGGAGGTCACCGCCTCCACCTTCGCCACCCTGAACGACATGTTCGGCAACCGGACCGTCTGCGGCATCGGCCGCGGCGACTCCGCCATGCGCGTCGCGGGCCGCAAACCGAACACCCTGGCGCGGATCAGCGAGGCCATGAAGGTCATCCGCGCCCTCGGACACGGCGAGGAGGCCGACCTCGGCGGCACGAAGATCCGCTTCCCGTGGATCAGAGAGGGCGCCGAACTCCCCGTCTGGATGGCCGCGTACGGCCCGAAGGCGCTCAAGATGACCGGAGAGGAGGCCGACGGGTTCATCCTGCAGCTGTCCGACCTGTACCTCACCGAGTACATGGTGAAGGCCGTCAAGGACGCGGCCGCCGCCGCCGGACGCGACCCGGCGGAGGTGACGATCTGCGTGGCCGCCCCCGCCTACGTCACCGAGGACGACTCGCCCGAGGCCCTCGCCCACGCCCGCGAGCAGTGCCGCTGGTTCGGCGGCATGGTCGGCAACCACGTGGCCGACCTGGTCGACAAGTACGGCGCGCACTCCGCGCAGGTCCCCGAGGAACTCACCGAATACATCAAGGCACGGCAGGGCTACGACTACGCCCACCACGGGCGCAGCGGCAACCCGGACACCCAGTTCGTCCCCGACGAGATCGTCGACCGCTTCTGCGTGATCGGCCCCGCCGAGAAGCACGTGGAGAAGCTGAAGGCGCTTCGCGCGCTGGGCGTCGACCAGTTCGCGGTGTACGACATGCACGACGCGCAGGAGGCGACGATCGACGCCTACGGCAGCCGGATCATTCCCGCCGTCAACTCCTGA
- a CDS encoding gamma-glutamyltransferase family protein has product MFTTRPTLQGTFGMVSSTHWLASQSAMAVLEAGGNAFDAAVAGAFVLHVVEPHLNGPAGEVPILLAPAGGAVRVLCGQGVAPAGATAAHYRGLGLDLVPGTGPLAAAVPGAFDAWLLLLRDHGTRSLDDVLRYAIGYAEHGHPSVEKVGATVETVRRLFETEWTSSADLYLPGGRTPRPGEPLRNPALAATWKRLLAETAGAGDREARIDAAREVWRTGFIAEALVRQSRRPTLDTSGERHTGTLTEADLAGWSASYESPVTYDWNGWTVCKAGPWSQGPALLQQLALLPAELPAYGSADYVHLLIEGCKLAMADREAWYGDAADVPLADLLSDGYNAGRRALVGAEASYELRPGSPGGRVPRLPEQARARVDDGNRAFDPMGAGEPTVAEPPGEPHVAVDGTTRGDTCHLDVVDRWGNMIAATPSGGWLQSNPVVPELGFPLGTRLQMTWLEEGLPNTLTPGRRPRTTLTPSLALRGGVPVLAFGTPGGDQQDQWQLHFLLAAALRAPVRGGLDLQGAIDAPNWHNDSFPSSFYPRGRRPGSVTVESRADAGVIEGLRRRGHDVTVGPAWSEGRLCAVARDPETGVLLAAANPRGMQGYAVGR; this is encoded by the coding sequence TTGTTCACCACCCGGCCGACCCTCCAGGGCACCTTCGGCATGGTCTCCTCCACCCACTGGCTCGCCTCGCAGTCGGCGATGGCGGTCCTGGAGGCGGGCGGCAACGCCTTCGACGCGGCGGTGGCCGGGGCGTTCGTGCTGCACGTGGTGGAGCCGCACCTGAACGGGCCCGCCGGCGAGGTGCCGATCCTGCTCGCCCCCGCGGGCGGCGCGGTGCGGGTGCTGTGCGGTCAGGGCGTGGCCCCGGCGGGCGCCACGGCCGCGCACTACCGCGGGCTCGGCCTCGATCTCGTCCCCGGCACCGGGCCGCTCGCCGCCGCCGTGCCCGGAGCCTTCGACGCCTGGCTGCTGCTCCTGCGCGACCACGGCACCCGGAGCCTCGACGACGTCCTGCGCTACGCCATCGGCTACGCCGAGCACGGGCACCCGTCCGTGGAGAAGGTCGGCGCGACCGTGGAGACCGTGCGCAGGCTGTTCGAGACGGAGTGGACGTCGTCGGCCGACCTCTACCTGCCCGGCGGCAGGACGCCCCGGCCCGGTGAACCGCTGCGCAACCCGGCCCTCGCCGCCACCTGGAAACGGCTGCTCGCCGAGACCGCCGGGGCCGGCGACCGGGAGGCCCGGATCGACGCCGCCCGCGAGGTGTGGCGCACCGGCTTCATCGCCGAGGCCCTGGTGCGGCAGTCCCGCCGGCCCACCCTGGACACCAGCGGCGAACGGCACACCGGCACGCTCACCGAGGCCGACCTCGCCGGCTGGTCGGCGAGCTACGAGAGCCCGGTGACGTACGACTGGAACGGCTGGACCGTGTGCAAGGCGGGACCCTGGAGCCAGGGCCCCGCCCTGCTCCAGCAGCTCGCCCTGCTGCCGGCCGAGCTGCCCGCGTACGGCTCCGCCGACTACGTCCACCTGCTGATCGAGGGCTGCAAGCTCGCCATGGCCGACCGCGAGGCCTGGTACGGCGACGCCGCCGACGTACCCCTCGCCGACCTGCTGTCGGACGGGTACAACGCCGGCCGCCGGGCCCTCGTCGGCGCGGAGGCCTCGTACGAGCTGCGCCCCGGCAGTCCCGGTGGGCGCGTCCCGCGCCTGCCCGAGCAGGCACGCGCGCGTGTGGACGACGGCAACCGGGCGTTCGACCCGATGGGCGCGGGCGAACCGACCGTCGCCGAGCCCCCCGGCGAACCTCACGTGGCCGTCGACGGCACCACCCGGGGCGACACCTGCCACCTCGACGTCGTCGACCGTTGGGGCAACATGATCGCGGCCACCCCCAGCGGCGGCTGGCTCCAGTCCAACCCCGTCGTGCCCGAGCTGGGCTTCCCGCTCGGCACGCGCCTGCAGATGACCTGGCTGGAGGAGGGCCTGCCGAACACCCTCACCCCGGGCCGCCGTCCACGCACCACCCTCACCCCGTCCCTCGCCCTGCGCGGCGGGGTGCCGGTCCTGGCGTTCGGCACGCCCGGCGGCGACCAGCAGGACCAGTGGCAGCTGCACTTCCTCCTCGCCGCCGCCCTGCGCGCCCCGGTCCGCGGCGGCCTCGACCTGCAGGGCGCCATCGACGCCCCGAACTGGCACAACGACAGCTTCCCCAGCTCCTTCTACCCGCGCGGGCGCCGTCCCGGCAGCGTGACCGTGGAGTCCCGCGCGGACGCCGGGGTGATCGAGGGACTGCGGCGGCGCGGCCACGACGTCACCGTCGGCCCCGCCTGGTCCGAGGGCCGGCTGTGCGCGGTCGCCCGCGACCCGGAGACCGGCGTCCTGCTCGCGGCGGCGAACCCGCGCGGTATGCAGGGGTACGCGGTGGGCCGCTGA
- a CDS encoding O-acetyl-ADP-ribose deacetylase, with protein MTTITLVQGDITRQSADAIVNAANSSLLGGGGVDGAIHRRGGPAVLEECRRLRASHYGKGLPTGQAVATTAGALDARWVIHTVGPVWSAGEDRSDLLASCYRESLRVADELGARTVAFPAISTGVYRWPMEDAARIATQTVRTTPTSVEEVRFVLFDERAYDVFSRQLG; from the coding sequence ATGACCACCATCACCCTCGTCCAGGGCGACATCACCCGGCAGAGCGCCGACGCGATCGTCAACGCGGCCAACTCCTCGCTGCTCGGCGGCGGCGGGGTGGACGGCGCGATCCACCGGCGCGGCGGCCCGGCCGTCCTGGAGGAGTGCCGCAGGCTGCGCGCCTCCCACTACGGCAAGGGCCTGCCCACCGGGCAGGCGGTCGCCACCACGGCGGGCGCACTGGACGCCCGCTGGGTGATCCACACCGTGGGCCCCGTCTGGTCCGCCGGCGAGGACCGCTCGGACCTGCTCGCCTCCTGCTACCGCGAGTCCCTGCGCGTGGCCGACGAGTTGGGCGCCCGTACGGTCGCCTTCCCGGCGATCTCCACGGGGGTGTACCGGTGGCCCATGGAGGACGCCGCCCGCATCGCGACGCAGACGGTGCGCACCACGCCGACGTCCGTCGAGGAAGTGCGCTTCGTCCTCTTCGACGAGCGGGCGTACGACGTGTTCAGTCGGCAGCTCGGCTGA